Genomic DNA from Thiosocius teredinicola:
ATATCGCCGAACGGCGTGTCGCCCGAAGGCGGCGAAGATGCGGCCGACGCAGCATCCCCGACCGCCGAGAAACCGGCCGAAAAGCCAGCGCAGAAACCTACCGAACAGGTCATTGAGGGCGAAGAGTGAGCAGTGTCGCCCAGGGTCGCGTGGTGATCGTCGTCACCATCTGTATCGCCATGTTGCTGACGATACTGCCGATGCCCGAGTGGTCGAGGGCGTTTCGGCCACAATGGGTCACGCTGGTGATGATCTACTGGGCGATCGCCCTACCGCACCGCGTGGGCGTCGGTAGCGGCTTCATCGTCGGCGTGGTGCTCGACGTACTGACGGCGACCCTGCTCGGGCAACATGCACTCGGCCTGTCGATCGTGCTCTTCATCGCCATACAATTGCATCAACGCATCCGCGTGTTCCCGTTCTGGCAGCAATCGCTGGGCGTCATGCTGTTGCTGGTCATCGATCACCTGCTGTCGCTGTGGGTGATCGGCGCCACCCGTGAGACCACGCCTGGCCTGGAATACTGGGTGGTGCCGTTGATCGGCGCGCTGCTGTGGCCCTGGGTGTTCGTCACGCTGCGCAAGGTGCGGCGTCACTTCAAAGTCATCTGAGACCATGCAGCTCAAAGACACCATCCGCGAAAGCCAGGCGTTTCTGAACCGCGCGATCATCGGCGGCCTGCTGGTGCTGCTCGCGGTCGGTGCGCTGGTCTGGCGCATGGTGCAATTGCAGGTCGTCAGCCACGAACACTTCACCACCTTGTCGCGCGAGAACCGCGTCAAGGTTGTGCCGCTGCCGCCGACGCGCGGCCTGATCTACGACCGCAAAGGCGTGCTGCTGGCACAGAACCGGCCCGCCTACAGCCTGGAGATCACCCCCGAACAGGCCGGCAACCTCAACGATACCCTGGCCGGTCTCGGCCAGATCATCGAGATCAGCGAAGAAGACCTCGAACGCTTCTGGAAGCTGCGCAAGCGCAAGCGGCGTTTCGACAGCGTACCGATCCGGGTGAACCTCACCCAGGAAGAGACGGCGCAGTTCGCCGTGCACCGCCACCGTTTTCCCGGGGTCGATATCAAGACGCAGTTGCTGCGGCACTACCCGCACGACCTGAAAACCACACATGTGCTCGGCTATGTCGGACGCGTCAGCCAACGCGACCTCGAACAGATCGATGTGTCGAACTACGCCGGCACCAGCCACATCGGCAAGAACGGCGTCGAGAAGTCGTACGAATCGGCGCTGCACGGCTCGGTGGGCTTCGAACAGGTCGAGGTCAATGCCGCCGGACGTAAGGTGCGCACCCTCGAGCAGACACCGCCGGCGCCCGGTGTCGATATCCACCTGCATCTGGATATCGAGCTGCAACAGGTGGCGATGGATGCGTTCGGCGACAACAACGGTGCGGCCGTGGCGATCAACCCGAAGAACGGCGGCGTGCTGGCCTTCGTCAGTCAACCCGGCTACGACCCGAACCTGTTCGTCGAAGGCATCAGCACCAAGAACTACCAGGCCTTGCAGCAGGACGATGCGCGTCCGCTGTACAACCGCGCATTGCGTGGCCAGTACCCGCCCGGCTCGACAGTGAAACCTTTCATGGGTCTCGCTGGTCTTGAGACAGGTGTTATCCAATACGATTCCAGTGTCTACTGCCCCGGCTTCTTCCGCCTGCCCGGCAATGCGCACCGTTACCGCGACTGGAAGAAGACCGGCCACGGCTCGATGGACGTGGAGAACGCCATCGTGCAGTCGTGCGACGTGTTCTTCTACAAGCTGGCCTACGATGTCGGCGTCGATCGCCTGCACACCTTCCTGTCGCAGTTCGGTTTCGGCGGCCAGACCGGCATCGACCTGGTCGGCGAGTCGACCGGCCTGCTGCCGTCGCGTGAATGGAAACGCCGGGCGCGCAACCAGCCCTGGTACCCGGGCGAGACGCTGATCATGGGCATCGGGCAAGGGTATTTTCTGACGACACCGCTGCAACTGGCAGCGGCCACCGCGGCGATCGCCAACAACGGCACCTTCTACACGCCGCACGTGGTCGACCACCTGCGCTCGCGCGACACCGGCGAGATCGCGCCGATCCCGCCGAGCGCGCACCAGATACCGATCAAGCAGCTGCAGAACTGGATCGATGTGCACACCGGCATGGCGAACGTCGTCGAAGGTCGGCGTGGCACCGCCAAGCGTATCCGCAACGAGAAATACCGCATTGCCGGCAAGACCGGCACTGCACAGGTCTTCACCGTCGCCCAGGATGAGGAATACGACGAAGAAGAACTGGAAAAGAAGCTGCGCGACCACGCCTTGTTCATCGCCTATGCGCCGATCGACGACCCGCAAATCGCGGTCGCCGTGGTGGTTGAGAACGGCGGCCACGGCGGATCGGTCGCTGCACCGATCGCACGCGCCATCATGGACGCCTACCTGCTGCCGCCGGAAGAGCGCGCGCCGCTGCCACAACCGGAAGAAGGCACGTGAGCTACTCACCGCGCCAGCTCGGCGACCTGACCCCGACCAACCCGAACCGCCGCCAGGGCCTGCTGGCGGTATTCCATATCGACCTGCCCTTGCTGGTCGGCGTGTTGCTGCTGTGCGGCTTCGGCCTGCTCGTGTTGTATTCGGCCTCCGGCCAGAACCTGGCCCAGGTCGAACGCCAGACGCTGCGCATCCTGCTCGCGCTGGTCGTGATGCTGGCAGTCGCGCAGCTCAACCCGACGACGCTGCGCCGCTGGAGCCCCTGGCTGTACGGCGTCGGCGTCATCTTGTTGATCGCGGTGCTGGTGGTCGGTGAGATCGGCAAAGGCGCGCAGCGCTGGCTCGATCTCGGCGTGATCCGTTTCCAACCCTCCGAGATGGTCAAGATCGCCGTACCGCTGATGATCGCCTGGTACCTGGCCGAGAAACCGCTGCCGCCAACCTGGCAACGCCTGGCGGTGGCCGCCGCGCTGATCGTCGTGCCGGTGCTGATGATCGCCAAGCAGCCCGACCTCGGCACCTCGCTACTGGTCGCCAGCGCCGGTATCTTCGTACTGTTTCTTGCCGGCATCAGTTGGCGATTGATCGCCGCCTTGATCGCCGCCGGCGGCGCAGCCGCGCCGGCCGTGTGGTACCTGATGCGCGACTACCAACGGCAGCGCGTGCTGACCTTCCTCGATCCGGAAAACGATCCCCTGGGCGCCGGCTACCACATCATCCAATCGAAGATCGCGATCGGTTCGGGCGGGCTGTACGGCAAGGGCTGGCTCAACGGCACCCAATCACAACTCGACTTTCTGCCCGAGCGTCACACCGACTTCATCTTCGCCGTGCTGTCGGAAGAGTTCGGCCTGATCGGCGTGCTCGTGCTGCTTGCCCTGTACC
This window encodes:
- the mreD gene encoding rod shape-determining protein MreD, whose protein sequence is MSSVAQGRVVIVVTICIAMLLTILPMPEWSRAFRPQWVTLVMIYWAIALPHRVGVGSGFIVGVVLDVLTATLLGQHALGLSIVLFIAIQLHQRIRVFPFWQQSLGVMLLLVIDHLLSLWVIGATRETTPGLEYWVVPLIGALLWPWVFVTLRKVRRHFKVI
- the mrdA gene encoding penicillin-binding protein 2, which translates into the protein MQLKDTIRESQAFLNRAIIGGLLVLLAVGALVWRMVQLQVVSHEHFTTLSRENRVKVVPLPPTRGLIYDRKGVLLAQNRPAYSLEITPEQAGNLNDTLAGLGQIIEISEEDLERFWKLRKRKRRFDSVPIRVNLTQEETAQFAVHRHRFPGVDIKTQLLRHYPHDLKTTHVLGYVGRVSQRDLEQIDVSNYAGTSHIGKNGVEKSYESALHGSVGFEQVEVNAAGRKVRTLEQTPPAPGVDIHLHLDIELQQVAMDAFGDNNGAAVAINPKNGGVLAFVSQPGYDPNLFVEGISTKNYQALQQDDARPLYNRALRGQYPPGSTVKPFMGLAGLETGVIQYDSSVYCPGFFRLPGNAHRYRDWKKTGHGSMDVENAIVQSCDVFFYKLAYDVGVDRLHTFLSQFGFGGQTGIDLVGESTGLLPSREWKRRARNQPWYPGETLIMGIGQGYFLTTPLQLAAATAAIANNGTFYTPHVVDHLRSRDTGEIAPIPPSAHQIPIKQLQNWIDVHTGMANVVEGRRGTAKRIRNEKYRIAGKTGTAQVFTVAQDEEYDEEELEKKLRDHALFIAYAPIDDPQIAVAVVVENGGHGGSVAAPIARAIMDAYLLPPEERAPLPQPEEGT
- the rodA gene encoding rod shape-determining protein RodA yields the protein MSYSPRQLGDLTPTNPNRRQGLLAVFHIDLPLLVGVLLLCGFGLLVLYSASGQNLAQVERQTLRILLALVVMLAVAQLNPTTLRRWSPWLYGVGVILLIAVLVVGEIGKGAQRWLDLGVIRFQPSEMVKIAVPLMIAWYLAEKPLPPTWQRLAVAAALIVVPVLMIAKQPDLGTSLLVASAGIFVLFLAGISWRLIAALIAAGGAAAPAVWYLMRDYQRQRVLTFLDPENDPLGAGYHIIQSKIAIGSGGLYGKGWLNGTQSQLDFLPERHTDFIFAVLSEEFGLIGVLVLLALYLFVIVRGLYIATRAQDTYTRLISGALILVFFVYLFVNTGMVTGLLPVVGVPLPLVSYGGTSLVTLMAGFGILMSIHTHRRLLPT